The Methanofollis sp. UBA420 genome contains a region encoding:
- the tmk gene encoding dTMP kinase — protein MLVTVEGIDGSGKSTLVAGLAGALADLGPVVTREPGATWVGEAVRRAIAENRDPVTECLLFVADHAAHLTHVVRPALEEGKIVISDRYSDSRYAYQAVTLQGTMPDPEGWLRAVHAPFTVVPDLTFLCVLPVEAAVTRLKEHKEHFEEAAVLAAVQANYLQFAEAEPERFVLVDAMLEKEAVLDFVAAEIRRRAGSRR, from the coding sequence ATGCTCGTGACCGTCGAGGGGATCGACGGGAGCGGGAAGAGCACGCTCGTCGCCGGCCTTGCCGGCGCCCTTGCCGACCTCGGTCCCGTGGTCACCCGCGAGCCCGGCGCCACCTGGGTGGGCGAGGCGGTGCGGCGCGCGATCGCCGAGAACCGCGACCCCGTCACCGAGTGCCTCCTCTTTGTCGCCGACCATGCCGCCCACCTCACCCATGTCGTCAGGCCGGCCCTTGAGGAGGGGAAAATTGTCATCTCCGACAGGTACTCGGACTCCCGGTACGCGTACCAGGCGGTGACACTGCAGGGGACGATGCCCGACCCCGAAGGATGGCTGCGGGCCGTCCACGCCCCCTTCACCGTCGTCCCCGATCTCACCTTCCTCTGCGTCCTCCCGGTGGAGGCGGCGGTCACGCGGCTCAAGGAGCACAAGGAGCACTTCGAGGAGGCTGCGGTTCTCGCCGCCGTCCAGGCAAACTATCTCCAGTTTGCGGAGGCCGAGCCCGAACGCTTCGTCCTCGTCGATGCGATGCTCGAAAAAGAGGCGGTGCTGGACTTTGTCGCCGCCGAGATCAGGCGGCGGGCCGGGTCACGGCGATAG
- a CDS encoding HisA/HisF-related TIM barrel protein translates to MECILAMDLKGGSVVHGAKGERETYAPLTWGLARSAEPVAYCEDLAPKYLYIADLDRIEGVGDHENVIRRLADMVDRCYVDRGCRGPADLMGGVVNVVGTETAGEDLARYPGSFLSVDVKGGLVIPSGEAPVAVLKRAADLPFAGCILLNVGGVGTGCGLPADLEEIRAAYPGRLLWGGGVAGVRDLDVIEGAGFDGAIVATGVHRGTIPRAWVEEGRTCS, encoded by the coding sequence ATGGAATGTATTCTTGCAATGGACCTGAAAGGCGGTTCTGTCGTCCATGGGGCGAAGGGGGAGCGGGAGACCTATGCCCCTCTCACATGGGGTCTGGCGCGCTCGGCCGAGCCTGTCGCCTACTGCGAGGACCTCGCACCGAAGTACCTCTATATCGCGGACCTTGACCGTATCGAGGGCGTTGGCGATCACGAAAATGTGATCCGGCGTCTTGCCGATATGGTGGATCGGTGCTATGTCGACAGGGGGTGCCGCGGCCCGGCCGACCTGATGGGCGGCGTCGTCAATGTCGTCGGGACAGAGACTGCAGGGGAGGACCTCGCACGTTATCCTGGCTCTTTCCTCTCTGTCGACGTGAAGGGCGGGCTGGTGATCCCGTCGGGAGAGGCCCCGGTCGCCGTGCTGAAGAGGGCAGCTGACCTCCCCTTTGCCGGGTGCATCCTTCTGAATGTCGGGGGCGTCGGGACGGGCTGCGGCCTGCCTGCCGACCTCGAAGAGATCCGGGCCGCCTATCCGGGCCGCCTCCTCTGGGGCGGGGGCGTCGCCGGGGTGCGCGACCTCGACGTCATTGAGGGCGCGGGGTTCGACGGCGCCATCGTGGCAACGGGCGTGCACAGGGGGACGATCCCCCGCGCATGGGTGGAGGAGGGGCGGACATGCTCGTGA
- a CDS encoding (5-formylfuran-3-yl)methyl phosphate synthase, producing the protein MRLLVSPSSIEEAQSALAADIIDVKKPSEGSLGANFPWVIRGIKEMAEKPVSAAIGDFDYKPGGAALAAYGAACAGADYIKVGLMFDGRDKAYELSRAVVKAVKDEFPEKTVVIAAYSDYERLGTISPFVAAEAAAEAGADVAMIDTGRKDGKSTFSFMDADALATFTEQNRSLGVATALAGSLKFEDLTTLKTIDPEIIGVRGMVCGGDRTDAIRPELVEKALAMIR; encoded by the coding sequence ATGCGATTATTGGTCAGCCCTAGCAGTATTGAGGAGGCCCAATCCGCACTCGCAGCCGACATCATCGACGTGAAAAAACCGTCCGAAGGATCGCTCGGCGCCAACTTCCCCTGGGTGATCCGGGGGATCAAGGAGATGGCGGAAAAACCGGTCAGTGCTGCCATAGGCGATTTTGATTACAAACCTGGAGGCGCAGCCCTTGCAGCATACGGGGCTGCGTGCGCTGGTGCTGACTATATCAAGGTCGGGCTCATGTTCGACGGCAGGGATAAAGCCTACGAACTGAGCAGGGCCGTTGTGAAAGCAGTTAAGGACGAATTCCCGGAGAAAACCGTCGTTATCGCCGCATATTCCGATTACGAGAGGCTCGGCACGATCTCTCCCTTCGTCGCCGCCGAAGCGGCAGCCGAAGCAGGCGCCGACGTCGCCATGATCGACACCGGCAGGAAAGACGGAAAGAGCACCTTCTCGTTCATGGATGCGGACGCCCTTGCCACCTTTACCGAACAGAACCGCAGCCTCGGGGTGGCGACGGCCCTTGCAGGTTCGCTGAAATTTGAAGACCTCACCACCCTCAAGACCATCGACCCCGAGATCATCGGGGTGCGCGGCATGGTCTGCGGCGGTGACCGGACCGATGCCATCCGCCCTGAACTGGTGGAAAAGGCACTTGCCATGATCAGGTGA
- the guaB gene encoding IMP dehydrogenase, with translation MYAEKLNVPTALTFDDVLLVPAASLVEPSEADVHAIFSKNIPLNIPIVSSAMDTVTESEMAIALARLGGIGVIHRNMKPEREVEMVSRVKRAEDLIEREVLSVGPDATLSEVEELMNKHGIGGVPVIEKNHLVGIISRRDIRAIVHRRGKEAVRSIMTTAPITAREDVTAETALETMYSSKVERLPVTNGDGRLLGIITMQDILEKRAYPLANRDADGSLRVAAAVGPFDFERAMMLDEAGVDAIVVDCAHGHNLHVVKAVREIKASAKADIVAGNIATAAAASELSDTVDGLKVGIGPGSICTTRIVAGVGVPQVSAISSVADVAGPLGIPVIADGGVRYSGDIAKAIAAGANCVMMGSLLAGTDEAPGRVIAMQGRKYKQYRGMGSLGVMSGGESSDRYFQKKGIGRTKYVPEGVEGAIPYVGNVSDVVYQLVGGLKSAMGYTGSATIEDLRTKGMFVRITAAGMGESHPHNILITDEAPNYRLMS, from the coding sequence ATGTATGCCGAAAAACTGAACGTGCCCACGGCCCTCACCTTCGACGACGTCCTCCTTGTCCCGGCGGCGTCCCTTGTCGAACCGAGCGAGGCCGATGTCCACGCAATCTTCTCGAAGAACATTCCCCTGAATATCCCGATCGTCTCGTCCGCGATGGACACGGTGACCGAGTCGGAGATGGCCATCGCCCTTGCCCGCCTCGGCGGCATCGGCGTGATCCACCGGAACATGAAGCCTGAGCGGGAAGTGGAGATGGTCAGCCGGGTGAAGCGTGCGGAAGATCTGATCGAGCGCGAGGTGCTCTCTGTCGGGCCTGACGCCACCCTCTCCGAGGTGGAGGAACTGATGAACAAGCACGGCATCGGCGGGGTGCCGGTCATCGAGAAGAACCACCTTGTCGGGATCATCTCGCGCCGCGACATCAGGGCGATCGTCCACCGCCGGGGCAAAGAGGCGGTCCGCTCGATCATGACGACGGCGCCGATCACGGCCCGCGAGGACGTCACCGCCGAAACGGCGCTGGAGACGATGTACTCGAGCAAGGTCGAGCGCCTGCCGGTCACCAACGGCGACGGGAGACTGCTCGGCATCATCACGATGCAGGACATCCTGGAGAAGCGCGCCTATCCCCTGGCAAACAGGGACGCGGACGGGAGCCTCAGGGTCGCCGCGGCTGTCGGCCCCTTCGACTTCGAGAGGGCGATGATGCTCGACGAGGCCGGGGTGGACGCGATCGTGGTGGACTGCGCCCACGGCCATAACCTCCATGTGGTGAAGGCGGTGCGCGAGATCAAGGCGAGCGCAAAGGCCGACATCGTCGCGGGGAACATCGCCACTGCGGCGGCGGCCTCCGAACTCTCCGACACCGTCGACGGCCTCAAGGTCGGGATCGGGCCGGGCTCGATCTGCACGACCAGGATCGTGGCAGGCGTCGGTGTCCCGCAGGTCTCGGCGATCAGCAGCGTCGCCGACGTGGCAGGGCCTCTCGGCATCCCGGTCATCGCGGACGGCGGCGTCCGGTACTCGGGCGATATCGCCAAGGCGATCGCCGCGGGCGCAAACTGCGTGATGATGGGCAGTCTTCTTGCCGGGACAGACGAGGCACCGGGTCGTGTGATCGCCATGCAGGGCCGGAAGTACAAGCAGTACCGCGGTATGGGGTCACTCGGCGTCATGAGCGGCGGCGAGTCCTCGGACCGGTACTTCCAGAAGAAGGGGATAGGCAGGACCAAGTACGTCCCCGAGGGCGTGGAAGGGGCGATCCCCTATGTCGGGAATGTCTCCGATGTCGTGTACCAGCTCGTCGGCGGCCTCAAGTCGGCGATGGGCTACACGGGGTCGGCGACGATCGAGGACCTCAGGACGAAGGGGATGTTTGTCAGGATCACGGCGGCCGGGATGGGCGAGTCCCACCCGCACAACATCCTCATCACCGACGAGGCCCCGAACTACCGGCTGATGAGCTGA
- a CDS encoding ArsR/SmtB family transcription factor yields MLDNGEVSRLLDILGNRNRRRIIDLLRLKPCFVTEISDKLMISPKAVIEHLQMMEQEEILSSFHDDRRRKYYCLVREIRVDVRLEGNETGPFPRPGESRGAKYLTALFMLTRMLRTRDSLIANLEEIERDIEVKMNDVVKYSREILSNETEMDLVLALAHCTLTLQDLEEYTGLEAEPVEAMLEDLIGKGIVEQNGKEYMLRVSYAEQPL; encoded by the coding sequence ATGCTCGATAACGGTGAAGTCTCCCGCCTCCTTGATATCCTCGGGAACAGGAACAGGAGGCGGATCATCGATCTTCTCAGGCTTAAGCCCTGCTTTGTCACCGAGATCTCGGACAAACTGATGATCTCGCCGAAGGCGGTGATCGAACATCTGCAGATGATGGAGCAGGAGGAGATCCTCTCTTCGTTCCACGACGACCGTCGGCGGAAGTATTATTGTCTGGTACGTGAGATCAGGGTCGATGTCAGGCTTGAGGGGAACGAGACGGGCCCTTTTCCCCGGCCAGGAGAGAGCAGGGGGGCGAAATATCTCACCGCACTCTTCATGCTCACCAGGATGCTCCGCACGCGGGACAGTCTCATCGCAAACCTCGAAGAGATCGAGCGGGACATCGAGGTCAAGATGAATGATGTGGTGAAGTACAGCAGGGAGATCCTCTCGAACGAGACCGAGATGGACCTGGTGCTGGCCCTTGCCCACTGTACCCTCACCCTGCAGGATCTCGAAGAGTACACCGGTCTCGAAGCCGAACCGGTGGAAGCGATGCTCGAAGACCTTATCGGAAAAGGGATCGTGGAACAGAACGGGAAAGAGTATATGCTGCGTGTTTCCTATGCCGAACAACCCTTATGA
- a CDS encoding CS domain-containing protein gives MPNNPYDEIFKSLAKILGEMTAEGGEPPRIIGCTIIAGGGAPHREEEMPEDDDGIDYEVVEGEDCVYVTAEVPPEAEVAAEFGPREVTLTVGDATETIDLEADIDGEGSSYSVNNGILDVVCRKAGKTA, from the coding sequence ATGCCGAACAACCCTTATGACGAAATTTTCAAGAGCCTGGCAAAGATCCTCGGCGAGATGACGGCCGAAGGCGGCGAACCGCCGCGGATCATCGGGTGCACGATCATCGCCGGCGGCGGGGCGCCGCACCGGGAGGAGGAGATGCCCGAGGACGACGACGGCATCGACTACGAGGTGGTCGAGGGCGAGGACTGCGTCTATGTCACGGCAGAGGTCCCGCCGGAGGCAGAGGTCGCGGCCGAGTTCGGGCCCCGCGAGGTGACGTTGACGGTCGGCGATGCGACGGAGACGATTGACCTGGAGGCCGACATCGACGGGGAAGGGAGTTCGTACTCGGTCAACAACGGCATCCTCGACGTCGTCTGCAGGAAGGCCGGGAAAACGGCCTGA
- a CDS encoding SDR family oxidoreductase → MKYIVTGGAGFIGSHIAEALRDRHEVVVIDDFSTGHPENLRGFDVTLVEGSVADLPLLQEIFAGADGVFHQAAIASVPKSVADPLATHEANLTGTLNVLLAARDAGVRKVVLASSSAVYGESPELPKREGMLPEPLSPYAVSKLAGEHYAASFSRLYGLQAVCLRYFNVFGPRQDPSSPYSGVISIFADRILAGKPITIYGDGEQTRDFVYVADVVRANLRAMEGGAEGVFNIARGRTTTLNALAETMMRAAGRTVEVRHAEARAGDIRHSCADIERAREILGWAPEWGLEDGLARTIRAAGPQRL, encoded by the coding sequence ATGAAATATATCGTCACCGGCGGCGCAGGATTTATCGGCTCCCATATCGCCGAGGCACTCAGAGACAGGCACGAGGTCGTCGTCATCGACGACTTCTCGACAGGCCACCCTGAGAACCTCAGGGGTTTCGACGTCACTCTCGTGGAAGGGAGCGTGGCCGACCTCCCCCTCCTGCAGGAGATATTCGCCGGTGCCGACGGCGTCTTCCACCAGGCGGCGATCGCCTCGGTGCCGAAGTCTGTCGCCGACCCCCTCGCCACCCACGAGGCGAACCTCACCGGCACCCTGAACGTCCTCCTCGCGGCACGGGACGCCGGCGTGCGGAAGGTGGTCCTCGCCTCCTCCTCTGCCGTCTACGGCGAGAGCCCCGAACTCCCGAAGAGAGAGGGGATGCTCCCCGAACCCCTCTCGCCATACGCCGTCTCCAAACTTGCGGGCGAACACTATGCCGCCTCCTTCTCGCGGCTGTACGGCCTGCAGGCCGTCTGCCTGCGGTACTTCAACGTCTTCGGCCCGCGGCAGGACCCCTCCTCCCCGTACTCGGGGGTGATCTCAATCTTTGCAGACCGCATTCTCGCGGGCAAACCGATCACCATCTATGGCGACGGCGAGCAGACGCGGGACTTCGTCTATGTCGCCGACGTCGTCAGGGCCAACCTCCGCGCCATGGAGGGCGGCGCCGAAGGAGTCTTCAACATCGCCCGCGGCCGCACGACCACCCTGAACGCCCTTGCAGAGACGATGATGCGGGCCGCGGGCAGGACGGTGGAGGTCAGGCACGCGGAGGCGCGGGCAGGCGATATCAGGCACTCGTGCGCCGACATCGAACGGGCGCGGGAGATCCTCGGGTGGGCGCCCGAGTGGGGGCTTGAGGACGGCCTTGCCCGGACGATCCGGGCGGCAGGCCCTCAGCGGTTGTGA
- a CDS encoding CapA family protein — MRIVCTGDFSASGVFFDQVQAGEEIFDSQIRALFRDADVCHINLENPITDAPPRQKESGGANLMAPLNTAGYLKERHVGICTLANNHIMDSGRAGVEETVRHLEESGIRHYGLGGYPEYLMVGHGGTKVALIASCHREGPMWDGRTPAPYYFDLKKIRALIREVRETEDPDAVIYNYHGGTEYNIVPEPKRRAFFHEIARAGADLVIGHHAHAPQGIETVDGRTIVYGLGNFCFDVPTHHNVSYTCDSYCLGVEIEDGGEIALTRYYYHIDLEKRLIVMANDEERQECFRRHLQVFDSEEQYRQAWYKDAFRVYCTNRFPNVSRSSAAAGQTGGNGNSIEKGAVFRKMRERGMGSVPAAAIRTVVSDLRHESLRPFFFGAIRHLIREKAGHNR; from the coding sequence ATGAGGATCGTATGTACGGGGGATTTCTCGGCAAGCGGCGTTTTTTTTGATCAGGTGCAGGCAGGGGAGGAGATCTTCGATAGTCAGATCAGGGCCCTTTTCCGTGACGCGGACGTCTGCCACATCAACCTCGAAAACCCCATCACCGATGCCCCGCCCAGGCAGAAGGAGAGCGGCGGGGCCAACCTGATGGCCCCCCTGAATACGGCCGGGTACCTGAAGGAGAGACATGTCGGCATCTGTACCCTCGCAAACAACCATATCATGGACAGCGGACGTGCTGGTGTCGAGGAGACGGTCAGGCACCTGGAGGAGAGCGGCATCAGGCACTACGGCCTCGGCGGTTATCCCGAATATCTCATGGTCGGGCATGGCGGGACGAAGGTCGCCCTCATCGCCTCCTGCCACCGGGAGGGCCCCATGTGGGACGGGAGGACGCCGGCCCCCTATTATTTCGACCTCAAAAAGATCCGTGCCCTGATCAGGGAAGTCAGGGAGACCGAAGACCCCGACGCGGTCATCTACAACTACCATGGCGGGACCGAGTACAATATCGTCCCCGAACCGAAAAGACGGGCTTTTTTCCACGAGATCGCCCGTGCCGGGGCCGACCTGGTCATCGGCCACCATGCCCATGCCCCACAGGGCATCGAGACAGTCGACGGGCGGACCATCGTCTATGGCCTTGGAAACTTCTGTTTCGACGTCCCGACCCACCACAATGTCTCGTACACCTGCGACTCGTACTGTCTCGGGGTGGAGATCGAGGACGGCGGCGAGATCGCCCTCACCCGGTATTACTACCATATCGACCTGGAGAAGAGGCTGATCGTCATGGCGAACGACGAAGAGAGGCAGGAGTGTTTCCGGCGGCACCTGCAGGTCTTCGACTCGGAGGAGCAGTACAGGCAGGCGTGGTATAAGGACGCGTTCAGGGTCTACTGCACGAACCGCTTCCCGAATGTCTCCCGGTCCTCGGCGGCCGCAGGGCAGACGGGTGGGAACGGGAACTCGATCGAAAAAGGTGCGGTCTTCAGGAAGATGCGGGAGAGGGGGATGGGCAGCGTCCCCGCGGCGGCGATCAGGACGGTGGTGTCTGACCTGAGGCACGAAAGCCTGCGGCCCTTCTTTTTCGGCGCGATCCGCCACCTCATCAGGGAGAAGGCCGGTCACAACCGCTGA
- a CDS encoding lipopolysaccharide biosynthesis protein, giving the protein MSRFVTNVLKLVSGSVIAQAAGVLLIPVISRLYTPDDFGVFQVFLSIAGILAIISCFSYHLAIMLPREDEDAANLAVLSVVLVVATSAVSGAVLLIFAENIAAALNFPALAGYIGLIPVLVLLNGLFFVLNYWLSRREKFGTVAGGRVANSLVNKGVQIGAGIGVASPLGLIGGAVAGYGAADILMLGEVRKDRHLLSSVTLARVRALAVRYRKFPIFTSWSTAANEVSRQISPIFLAFFFTPAIVGLYSLAYQTVSLPLGLVGTAVSQVFFQRASEERKKTGKIGPIVQEVHRRLVAISIFPMLLLLLIGEEMFVFFLGPQWYEAGFYVKLLVPWIFFMFVSSPLTTIFSVLEKQGAGLVFDLVLLASRVVSLTIGGMTGDPVIAILLFSLTGAFFCAFMNLWLLKLAGLDYLRECYLWCADLAVGLLIAAPLIAAKFLSLPALALLAIAFVVSLVYYARVVVRDPFLKGWVAGFYQEIKRFINQSSR; this is encoded by the coding sequence ATGTCGCGTTTTGTCACCAATGTCCTGAAACTTGTCTCAGGCAGCGTCATCGCCCAGGCGGCGGGCGTCCTTCTCATCCCGGTCATCAGCCGCCTGTACACCCCTGACGACTTCGGGGTCTTCCAGGTCTTCCTCTCGATCGCCGGGATACTCGCGATCATCTCCTGCTTCTCCTATCACCTTGCCATCATGCTCCCGAGGGAGGACGAAGACGCTGCAAACCTCGCTGTCCTCAGCGTCGTCCTGGTGGTGGCGACATCGGCCGTCAGCGGTGCGGTCCTCCTCATCTTCGCCGAAAATATCGCGGCCGCCCTGAATTTCCCTGCCCTTGCCGGGTATATCGGTCTCATCCCGGTCCTCGTCCTCTTGAATGGCCTCTTCTTTGTCCTGAACTACTGGCTCTCCAGGCGGGAGAAGTTCGGCACCGTGGCAGGGGGCAGGGTGGCGAACTCCCTCGTGAACAAAGGGGTGCAGATCGGGGCTGGCATCGGAGTGGCCTCTCCGCTCGGCCTCATCGGAGGGGCCGTGGCCGGGTACGGCGCCGCCGATATCCTGATGCTTGGCGAGGTCAGGAAGGATCGGCACCTCCTTTCGTCAGTCACCCTGGCGAGGGTCAGGGCACTCGCCGTCAGGTACAGGAAGTTCCCGATCTTCACCTCCTGGTCGACCGCGGCCAACGAGGTCTCCCGCCAGATCTCCCCGATATTCCTCGCCTTCTTCTTCACCCCGGCCATCGTCGGGCTGTACTCCCTCGCATACCAGACGGTGAGTCTCCCCCTCGGCCTCGTCGGCACCGCGGTCTCGCAGGTCTTCTTCCAGAGGGCGAGCGAGGAGAGGAAAAAGACCGGGAAGATCGGCCCCATCGTGCAGGAGGTCCACAGGCGCCTTGTCGCGATCAGCATCTTTCCCATGCTCCTCCTCCTCCTCATCGGCGAGGAAATGTTCGTCTTCTTCCTTGGCCCACAGTGGTATGAGGCCGGTTTCTATGTCAAACTCCTCGTCCCCTGGATCTTTTTCATGTTCGTCTCGTCGCCGTTGACGACCATCTTCAGCGTGCTTGAGAAGCAGGGGGCCGGCCTCGTCTTCGACCTGGTGCTCCTGGCGTCCCGCGTGGTCTCCCTCACCATCGGCGGCATGACCGGGGACCCGGTCATCGCGATCCTCCTCTTCTCCCTGACAGGTGCGTTCTTCTGCGCCTTTATGAACCTCTGGCTCCTGAAACTCGCGGGCCTGGACTATCTCAGGGAGTGCTACCTCTGGTGCGCCGACCTCGCGGTCGGCCTCCTGATTGCAGCGCCCCTGATCGCGGCCAAATTCCTCTCCCTGCCTGCCCTGGCCCTCCTTGCCATTGCCTTTGTCGTGAGCCTCGTCTATTATGCACGGGTCGTTGTACGGGATCCGTTTTTGAAAGGGTGGGTTGCCGGATTTTATCAGGAGATAAAAAGATTCATTAACCAGTCGTCACGATAG